In a single window of the Acyrthosiphon pisum isolate AL4f chromosome X, pea_aphid_22Mar2018_4r6ur, whole genome shotgun sequence genome:
- the LOC100159983 gene encoding chromobox protein homolog 1-like produces the protein MSSSEIEGVENILPSGTATEEDQEELYSVELILDKRLNNNKVEYFLKWKGYDDRENTWEPEENLDCEEMINEFEENLRKEEKERKRMEKRERRALKQRLSNSTTTLCPSSEESVGAVIKQEKEDNIEQVKTGDVSKGIEKIPDKILGATVVNGHLMFLLKWKELEEAELITAEEANLMYPQVVIHFYESRLTWNSNSENINGV, from the exons ATGTCTTCAAG CGAGATAGAAGGCGTTGAAAACATATTACCTAGTGGTACTGCTACAGAAGAGGATCAAGAAGAGCTATATTCTGTGgaattaattttagataaacgtttaaataataataaggtagAATACTTCCTTAAGTGGAAAGGCTATGATGACAGAGAAAACACGTGGGAACCAGAAGAGAACCTTGATTGCGAAGAAATGATAAATGAGTTTGAAGAAAATCTTCGAAAGGaagaaaaagaaagaaaaagaaTGGAAAAACGTGAGCGCCGTGCCTTGAAGCAGAGACTTTCAAATTCAACAACTACATTGTGTCCTTCATCAGAAGAATCTGTTGGCGCAGTGATAAAACAGGAAAAGGAAGACAATATTGAACAAGTTAAAACGGGTGATGTTTCTAAAGGTATTGAGAAGATTCCTGATAAAATTTTAGGAGCAACTGTTGTAAATGGTCATTTGATGTTTCTGTTAAAATGGAAAGAATTAGAGGAAGCCGAATTAATAACTGCTGAAGAGGCTAATTTAATGTACCCACAAGTTGTTATCCATTTTTATGAAAGTAGACTTACATGGAACTCCAACTCTGAAAATATAAATGgcgtttaa